CGGGCGGCCCATGCCGATCCGCTGGATGCCCGGCAAGGTCGTGCCGGACGGTGATAAGGGTTTGCTGCGGTCATTCATGGCTGTTTCCCTGTGAAGTTGCAGCCTTTGGACCCGGCCATGGCGGCCGGGTTCAGGCAAAGTGATTACAGCGTCTTGCCGGTCAGACGTTCGTACGCCTCGATGTACTTTGCGCTGGTCCGGGCGATCACGTCAGCCGGCAGTTTCGGGCCGGGGGCGACTTTGCCCCAATCCAGCGTTTCGAGGTAATCGCGGACGAACTGCTTGTCGTAGGACGGCGGGTTGCTGCCTTCCTGGTACTGGTCAGCCGGCCAAAAGCGCGAAGAGTCAGGCGTCAGCGCTTCGTCGATCAGGTGCAGCGTGCCGACGGCATCGATACCGAATTCGAATTTGGTGTCGGCGATGATGATGCCGCGACCACGGGCGTAGGCAGAGGCCTCTTCGTACAGCTTGATGGCGGCGATACGGGCTTCGTCAGCGAGTTGGGCGCCGTTCTTGCCGGTGCCCGCCAGCGCTTCGGCCAGGTCGGCGGCGCAGTTGGCCTGGGCGACTGCCAAGGAAACGTTCTCGTCATGATCGCCAACCGCAGCCTTGGTAGCCGGCGTGAAGATCGGGGCGGGCAGCTTGGCGGCCATCTTCAGACCGGGCGGCAGGGCAATACCGCAGATGGCGCCGGTTTGCTGGTAATCCTTCCAGCCGGAACCGATGACGTAGCCGCGAACGACCGCTTCAATCGGCAGCGGACGCAGACGCTTGACGACGACCGAGCGGCCACGGACCTGTTCGCGTTCGTTGTCGGCAACGACGGATTCCGGATCAACGCCGGTCAGCTGGTTCGGCACAATGTGGCCGAGCTTGGCGAACCAGAAATCGGCGACGGCGGTCAGCACTTCCCCCTTGCGCGGAATCGGGTCCGGCAGGATGACGTCGAAGGCAGACAGACGATCGGACGTCACAATCAGCAATTTGTCGGCATCAACGGCGTAGATGTCGCGGACTTTGCCTTTGGAGATCAGGGGCAGGCTGGTAATGGAGGACTGGAACAGCGGAGCGGACACGGCAGATTTCCCGAAAGCAAAAGCCGGATTATAAATTAATGCGACGAATCGCCCGCTTCCGCCGCGAGTTTCTTGTGCATGCGACTGGTACCCCAGGCGACGATGCAGGCAATGATCGGAATCGAAATGGCGGTGATGACATCGGTGTTCAGGTGATGCAGCTCTTTCGTGCCCTTGGCCAGATACTGGACCAGTTGCGAGCCGTAATAGGTCAGGACGACGACGGAGAGCCCTTCAACCGTTTCCTGCAGGCGAAGCTGCAGTTTGGCGCGGCTGTTCATCTGGCCAAGCAATTCCTGATTCTGGCGCTCCAGTTCGATATCGACGCGGGTGCGCAGTAATTGGCTGTTGCGAGCAACGCGTGCCGAGAGCTCTTCCTGCCGACGGCTGATCGCCTCGCAGGAATTCATCGCCGGCAATAGGCGGCGTTGCATGAATTCCTCGAAGGTCGGCAGGCCGGAAATCCGCGTTTCGCGCAGCTCCTCGATGCGTTGCATGACCAGCCCGTGATAGGCATGAGAGGCGCCGAAGCGGAAAGTGGTACGGGCAATGGAATGTTCGACTTCGGCGGCCAGTTTGGACAGGATGCCGAGCACTTCGCGCTCGTCGTTCATCGAACGGGCCTGACCAATGCGATCCATCAGCTCGGCCAGTTGTTTTTCGCCCCTGTACAACCACCTGCCGACTTCCTTGGCGACCGGCAGGCCGAGCAGGGCCATCATCCGGTAGGTCTCGATTTCGACCAGTCGCTGCACCGTGCGGCCCGCCTGACGCTGGGTCAGGCTTTCGTTGAGGATCAGAAAGCGCGAGAAGCCGTTGTCAATCTTGAAGTCCGTGAAAATCCACGCGGCTTCGTCGGCTACCTTGGCGGCGACCATGGTGCGGCCGTTCGGCGTCAGGCCGGCGAGCACCGATTCCGGGGTGATGTCTTTGGTCGAGCGCAATTCAACATGGATGGCGACCATCAGCTTGCCGGGGATACCATGCAGCCATTCCGGATGCACGGCGTCAAAAGCGGTGGCGTCCGGGTGAAGCTGTTCGCCGGTGTCGAGCGGACGGAAGAAGGTATAGCTCGAAAATTCGGTATGCAACTCCCAGCGCATGCGGAAGGTGCTGGTCTCGATCATCATGTGCGAGTCGGAGCTGTCGATCGACGTGCACACGTGGCCGTGACTGAGCTTGGTCAGATTGTCGCGCTCGGCCTGCACCGTCGTTGCGCTGTGCTTGAAGACCAGATGCGAGACAAGCACCGCGCCGACCAGCGGTACCGGCGGGCGGGCGTGAAATTCGTTGTTCAGGCGTTGGCGGAGCGGATGCTCTTCCAGTTCGGCAAGCGTCAGGCGAGGATGCATGATGGTGGCGTCCATGAAATGTTGCAGTGCAGCAGATTGTAGCCCAACAATTTCGGGATCAAGTGTGAGGTTCCAGAGTTTAACGCGGCTGTTCGTAGGTATTGCAACGGGTTGGAGCTTCCTGCGGTCAACCGGAAAAAATGGTCAAAATTGAAATTTTCAAACCAGACAATTCCACCGAAATGCACTCGCAGCGGGGGAACAGCCCTGCCTGCCGGGTTCGCCGGAGTGCTTCAAGCCGACGCCAGGGAAGCATTGTTGGCCTACTTGACGGATAATTCGCCTTTGGCCTCAAGGCGTTTTTTTGTGATAGATCGCTCATTGCCGATAAACGCCGACCCTGACCACTGATAAAGGCATTATGAAAGACTATTACGGCTTGCTCGGCGTTGCGCCGGATGCGACCCAGGAAATCATCAAATCGGCTTACCGGAAGAAGGCGGCGCAGTTTCACCCCGACCGTAACCCCGAGCCCGACGCCGCCAGCAAGTTCAGGGCGGTGCAGGAAGCTTACGAAGTACTGGCTGATCTTGATCGTCGCAAGGTTTACGACGAGACGCGGCGTAGCAGCCTGATCGACGACCCGCTGGTCGTGGCGCGCGAAATCTGGTCCAGTCATCTAGGAAACATGCAAACGTGAAAAAATCTTATTACTTCGCTGAATTATCTTCGTCCTACGACGCTGAAATTCAGGACTTGCTGAACGATTCAGAAGGCAACTCGGCGCTCAAGGCACGGCTCAAGGAAAAGCGCCAGGAATTGAAAGCCATTCTGCCGATGATTGAATTCAGTCCGGAAATGGTCGTGCCTGTCTTCTACGACGCCTTCACCTTTCCCAACAGCCAGGCCATGGCTGCCGCCGTGATGTGCGAGCCTGATGACGGCGATTTCCCGATCTGGGACGACATCAGCGCAGCCATCAAGCTTGAGGCATGGGCCGCGCCCTACGTGTCCGCCGTACTGACCGAAGGTGCCGGCGAGAATTTCATGGTCACTGCCGCCTGCCTCGAGTTTCTGCGCAAGTTCGATCACCTCGCTCCGGCGCCGGTAAAGAAGGACGATGAGGATGAGGCCGCTGACGACGAGAAAGCGCACAGCAATCTGAACAGCGACGAAGACGGTGACGATGAAGATCGCGATCTGGCCGAAGCCGGCGACGACTGGCTGGGTGAGCAGGGCTTCGACTCGCTCAAATCCTGATCCTGGCTGACGCAGCACCCGGCATTCGAATTTTTGACAAGGCATGACATGACACACCCCGTCGTACTCAAGACATCACAACTCATTCTCGCCGGCGATGTAAAAGGCGCCGAAACAGCGCTGGCCAACATCGCCGACACCGAGGGCGATGACGCGCTGGTCGAGATTCTGGACGACATCGCGCCCAAGGATTTGCTCGCCATCATGCGCGGCTTCGATGGCTCCAGGCAGTCGGTGGTCAATATGGTGGTCATGCCGGAACAGTTTGCCCGTGCCGTCATTCTCGAAGTGCGCTATCGCGACCAGACACATGCCGCGCTGCACGGCATGATGAATGCCGTGCTCTATCGCGACGAGGAAATGACCGCTGAATACCTCGAAGCAATTGGCGAGATCGAGGGCGGCTACGAAGTGCTGGCCAATTATTTTGGCGAGCGCGATGATGAGCTGCTGGCCTTCGCCATGTCGGGCGTCTTCACCGAAGATTTCGACGGCGAACATGGCCATGAATCGAAGTCGATTTCCTGGCTCAACGAGAAAATCGACGAGCTCGACGAAGCCCTGCACGAAGGCAATTCCATTACCGGTTCGCGCCCCAAGGTGCCGCGTTCGGAAATTGCCGATCGCGACTGGATGGAAACCGCCTGGGTGCTGCGCTACGAGTTGCCGGATATTTTCGAGCAGATCGTCATCACCTTGCGTGATCGCCTGCTGCGCCGGGTCGAAGTGCTGGAGGATGGCGAATCCGGTGATAGCGCCCCGAAGGCAGCCACCGCTTCGTCGGCGCCGGAAGAGGAATCGGCGCTCTAGACATGGCTTCCGTCAAAAACTCGATAGCGGTCGTTGATGACCGCCCCTATTTCGAAAAAGCCGTTCGCTACGGGCTGGAACAAGGCATCCTGACGCCGGAAAACATCACCCGCATGGAAGCAGATGGCCCGAAAGGGATCGTCCAGATCGCCGATCATTTCGGCACAGCCTACCTGCGTACCGATCTGGAAAGCGCCGTCGCGCGCATGGCCAACCTGATCAGCCTCTATCTCGAAGATTTCTCGAACGGCGATCTGCGTGCCGCCGCCATATCCTTGCGCGACAACACGCTGCTCTCGCATTCGCGCGGCGGCTCCGAGATGCTCAAGCGCCTGCACGCCATGCCCGGCGACACCAGCCTGCATCTTCGCAAGGTCGAACCGGCGGCGCAGAAGATTTTCGTCAATGAGCGCAGCTTTGCCTTCCCGCTCAGCGTCGCCAGTTACCGGGCGCAGGTTGAGCAGTGCCAGGCCAACCAGATGCGCATCGACTTCGCGCGCTGGCTGGCGCGGCAACTAGGCGCCCAGCAGGACGAATACGAAGACTACAGCGCCGAAGAAGTCATCCGCTCAGCCATGCTGCTGCTCTACGTCGGCGCCAAGACGCTGGAATTACCCTCGAAATCCGAATTCATCAAGCTCGTCGAAGCCCTGCGCAAAAAGTCGTTCAAGCACAAGCCGGCGACGCTCGATGCCTTCCTGCGTGAAGCGCCGGAAGCCTTCCAGCAAATGACCCGGCAGGCGATGGAGAGTTTCATCGAAACCGCCTTGCCGCGCCTCAAGTCACCGGAGAAATCGGCCGACGAAATCCTGCACGGCGAAGCACAGGGCGCCTTTTTCGTGCGCGACATGCCGGAAGAAGACGTCGTCGCCTACGACAAACTGGTCGCCAAGGAATGGGTGCGCATCACCAAGGGCGAAGCCGATGATCCCGCCGTGCTGGCCACCCTCTTCCTCAACGTGGCGACCGGCCATCCGCCCAAGGCATCGGCCCTGCTCAAGGACGCCAAGAGCATCATTGCCACCTTCCGCGCCCAGGGTTTCGACCACAAGGCGGTGCTTGCTTTCATCGAAGAGCACGCCCCCTTCGAGCAACGCGAAGACCTGAAGGCCATGTGGTCGAAGGATTTGAAGCCGGATGCCGAAATCCATCTGGCCGACAATGACCCGCAAATGCCTGATACCCACATGGATCGCGCCCTGAAATATTTCCGGCAGAATTGCGTGGCGAACTGGAAGGGCAGCAGCCGCTAATCCGGCTTACTGCCGTTCCGAATAAGTCGGCAAGGTGATGCGGAAGGCGATGCCGAGCAGTCGGGCGGCAAGCACGACCGCCATGCCGACCCATGCCGCAATCACCGGCGAGACGCCCAGCATTTGCAGCCCGACCAGCGCC
The Betaproteobacteria bacterium DNA segment above includes these coding regions:
- a CDS encoding phosphoribosylaminoimidazolesuccinocarboxamide synthase, whose translation is MSAPLFQSSITSLPLISKGKVRDIYAVDADKLLIVTSDRLSAFDVILPDPIPRKGEVLTAVADFWFAKLGHIVPNQLTGVDPESVVADNEREQVRGRSVVVKRLRPLPIEAVVRGYVIGSGWKDYQQTGAICGIALPPGLKMAAKLPAPIFTPATKAAVGDHDENVSLAVAQANCAADLAEALAGTGKNGAQLADEARIAAIKLYEEASAYARGRGIIIADTKFEFGIDAVGTLHLIDEALTPDSSRFWPADQYQEGSNPPSYDKQFVRDYLETLDWGKVAPGPKLPADVIARTSAKYIEAYERLTGKTL
- a CDS encoding DUF3422 domain-containing protein, whose translation is MHPRLTLAELEEHPLRQRLNNEFHARPPVPLVGAVLVSHLVFKHSATTVQAERDNLTKLSHGHVCTSIDSSDSHMMIETSTFRMRWELHTEFSSYTFFRPLDTGEQLHPDATAFDAVHPEWLHGIPGKLMVAIHVELRSTKDITPESVLAGLTPNGRTMVAAKVADEAAWIFTDFKIDNGFSRFLILNESLTQRQAGRTVQRLVEIETYRMMALLGLPVAKEVGRWLYRGEKQLAELMDRIGQARSMNDEREVLGILSKLAAEVEHSIARTTFRFGASHAYHGLVMQRIEELRETRISGLPTFEEFMQRRLLPAMNSCEAISRRQEELSARVARNSQLLRTRVDIELERQNQELLGQMNSRAKLQLRLQETVEGLSVVVLTYYGSQLVQYLAKGTKELHHLNTDVITAISIPIIACIVAWGTSRMHKKLAAEAGDSSH
- a CDS encoding DnaJ domain-containing protein translates to MKDYYGLLGVAPDATQEIIKSAYRKKAAQFHPDRNPEPDAASKFRAVQEAYEVLADLDRRKVYDETRRSSLIDDPLVVAREIWSSHLGNMQT